One Triticum dicoccoides isolate Atlit2015 ecotype Zavitan chromosome 3B, WEW_v2.0, whole genome shotgun sequence genomic window, ttttgacactgacagtaacctcgtccaaatcacctactgaacaaaatcttcctgctagacagagtgatatatctgtgctccagacacaagtccaatccctaatggacgtcgtttcggaaacaacaatagtggttgagaaatgtcatcaagatatgaatggttttgaaaccagactaacagacattcgcttcgttgttgaagagcaatggcggaacaaggtggagatcgtgttgttccatcatattctacagcctgaaacattagcactcaggtcaaatgatctgtgcttctatacatctgatggtgcttttatctggaaggactataaactttatgccaacatgccttttgttgtatgattggaatttattttgttgtggtacaacatttatgatgctaccacaggctgcagtaattatgacgctattgtGTAGGttaatcttagtaatgtattcagccgaaagcttcgtaggagcgcaacatgccaacattcgtcgggcccattccaattgggctaaaaatgattacgggccgaAACATGGCATGTAGCCCAccaaaaatatctgggcttaaattagcataagctttcaaatttttctcgtagtcctgtgcccatagtgggccttcaacaggcctaaacataatttgggccctcagtaaaaataggccgtttacacgtgtaaatatctcgagcccataaaaaacatgggcctttaatagaccgaaagtgagattgggccctgattgtgccaaataacccactggacttagcaggctgaaatggtggcccatttacgatgcggatatttgacaggccggaacttcggtcgggctagattatcgtcatttttatatgggtcgttaatgggcccgatatgacattgGGCCACAAATGGCCCATggattacgtccggcgttaacaggccgaaagtggcccaaatctatagtgggcctctaactggccgaatgacagacatggccaAATATGACCCAATTCCTTCacagtcgtttatgggccgaaagttttgatggcctgtaaatgggcccaaatgaagccggaactttaacaggccggaaatacaccaggtcgtaattcggcccaattacttagtggactgttaatgggccagaagtgaGCATGGGCTGCATTGATGACAtgtttagaccaggccgttgatgggccaATTTGacggagaatgttgggcctttagctgggccggcccattatggtctgcaaaatcttgtgggcctttagctgggccgactgattgtggtccgcaaaatcttgtgggcctttagctgggccggcccattatgttcTGCTaagttttgtgggcctttagctgggcctgcccattatggtccgctaaatcttcggttgggccggcccatttgaactttgtgggccacttttgggtcggttgacgtgtcaacatatcataggcccatctcgaccgctgggtgagtgacacctgtgccaacacggagctgacacgtggatccgtcagctaatgagaattttacacgtggaaaatcggcattggtcgtggctgttaacggtttatcggatccaaaatccgacccgatagcttaacgacatttcgttatggtggatgccacgtgtcggtcacccttgacgaaagcactcctgtggcacgcgatttatcgtcatggaagtggacacttccgtgatgataatttttgtaatgtcatggaacacctctacgacagcacaggtatgactatcttgattctgtcataaatttgtcatggatgtacatgcatgacaaaaaacgcgacctactgtgacaaacacatatcatcacggaagtgtatttttttgtagtggcgtCTGGAGGtcagacatatgtcccttgaaaattggccccgaaagcgtcctcaagctcctcccaacttcctattgagttttcggggaggcttttcaaccagtgttgagctggtcctttcaacttgagcggtaggtatttgatggcatggagatcgtctccacgagccatgtggatatgaagaatgAAGTCCTCAATCAAactgcagggtctgttgttccgtcatatgcctcgatgttcatgggtttaaacccctctggaaatttatgatccagtacctcatcggtgaagcatagggtgtGTGCGGCACCCCTCTATCTTGATGTGTCGTGGCATGCTTCCGACGGATGTAGTGTTCGGTGTagattccgagctggtattcgatAAGTGTAGTCGTTTTGGTGACCGTGATCCTGCGTAGGAGCacgtttcctagatccatagatggacctggccataccagctcttttgtccaggtgctcacgtagatcgtgagcTGACTTCTGTGTAGCGTCCTTAgctgctttgtctcggccatgaggtggtcggtccggccGATCGGCCGTATTATTTTTCGGCGGGATGGGCtttatagcctcgtcgtcgaattccggcagcagcttgcgctataggtagctctttgtgtggcgatcgccaccgtatttTTGTCAGTGtggagcactttattccatcttcggttgagcgtatcctgcgcggccttaagcctttgcttgtgcttcttcaagctcctcacggtggcaataagccttttgtggaggtcttcttgttccaagtgcttttcaaggatgatgagtgcatcgtcgtgCAGACTATTCTCCTCTCAGGAGATAGGTTTATAAGTTTTATTTTCTGCATCGCTGTGATCGGCCAGCGGCCCCAGACTATGTTCACCATCCCCTGGCTCATcccgctccatcgctgggtccatggggtcgttgttacctttggagtcgaccggggtattattctttcttatgCCATTATCATTgtctttgctgtggcgggatttagagcggcgccgtcgtcggtgctttggttgattctcgagaggattatcctccattgcatccTTGCGTTCCTCgccattgttctctttgggtgtgtccaccatgtatatatcatacaatTAGGTGGCTGTCTAGCGCAGTGTGGGCGGTGGTTCGAAGCCCATGACCAAAAACGAGTCCGGGGgtcgatgacacagacctcatcaGAGGCGAAGTCCGTGTACGGCTCTATCACCGATGAGtgcgcggcctccgtggcggggtccatcgacCCGTCctgagatggcacgatctgctccgggttAAGGGACGGGGCAGCTACAGATGTGATCTTCCGAACaccatccgatggcagatctaagtcacgcTCATCGGGGCTGTTCGGTGCACCTGTCACGGGCTCCAATCCGTCAAAGCTCAAGTCTCTGCagttgtcggcagtgtagttcaggcttcccaaCCTGACCCGGTtgtcaggggcatagctatcgatcttctccagatggccaagcgagttggcacgCAGTGGGAAGCGCCAACTACGAATATCTATACAGAgaggaaaacctcaccttggaGCGCATCTTTGTGGATgactgaaggagccatcaagccttaccgcgatgacacagtggaactctcaatgaaagcaccaatgttggtgtcaaaaccggcagatctcgggttcggggtcccgaactgtgtgtttgaggctaatggtaataggaggcgggggacacaatgtttacccaggttcgggccctctctatggaggtaataccctacttcctgctggattgatcttgatgatatgagtattacaagagttgatctaccatgagatcatataggctataccctagaagctagcctatgattatgattgttcttgtcatacagactaaaccctctggtttatatagacaccagagggggctagggttacacagagtcgtttacagagaaggaaatctacatacccgaatagccaagctttccttccatgcaaaggagagtcccacccggacacaggacgaagtcttcaatcttgtattttcatagtccaacagtccgacacaagtacatagtccggctatccgaggaccccctaatccagcactccctcacTTGCCACTGCTTTCTCCCGGCTCTGTGCCTCGCCAACGCTCTCTCCCTACTCTTCCTCGCCTCGTCGCTGCCGCTCCACCGTGCCTCCACATCACCGGGAAacatggggataccgcggcgtccgcatgcgcccctccggcggcttctccactgagatccggttccacgggatgcgcctcggccacgGCAATTTCGACACTACGAACAAGGCTGCCCGCGCGTACGACGTGGTGGCGTggtgcctccggtggcctcatagaacattgaacttccccaatgtgcCGACACGGGAGCGGTTGCAGGAGCTCACGCCTctaccgcggcttagcaccgacgaggatcatgGCGACAACTGGAGGTGGGAGCACCGTCTCGACATCACCGAGATGGACGAAGAAGACATGCTGTTGTGGCGCCaatgcttcccgcaggacatcatcaacaagCGTGAGTTCTACGcgaaaaggagggcggagagggataagagcagGGTAGAGCGGGccccctatcgcgaggacaagcgtaggcgaaatgcggacgctcaattcaacacgaGGCTAGGAGTAGCGCCGCCCTAGGAATCCGACGACGTTCGGTATATTCACgcatacagtcagacgtcggaggaggacatcaccgaggaggagttggACAacaaggagtagttgaattatctttttttatctatctatgctgagaactatcctctactctctagtctctctacttctcgatctcagcactgtaaatgcttttttTAAAGCGCCGAGTGTtgtgattctgttggagatgctctaagatggcagacgagtgctttaatgttgcccacaggatgcacgagtattactagtagtatatttttcatgccatgttgagattttaaaaccacgagttcgaacatgcagaggagcaatgaagaccaaacacgggatattggggacatcttcaaggagcatggcaagttaaagaggatctacactgaacctgtaaaacgagctttggtaagtaacaccctttcaattactttcgtttagcctcgtgttcttcgatgtgtatatgttgtagtttctgtttcacttaagcctcgtgttcttcgatgtgtaataagaaaagtcttaatcatcctaatgctttcatttttagcttgatgtaggaagtgggtgttctcaccttgtagtttgtttttatattttttttccttttgaattcacttctccgagttctgtttttcTGGCTTCTCCCAAATGGATCTGgttttctctgagtattgatctaaaaaagaagtaacttcatgtcaggatgtagttcctgtgaggagggaagtatggtcaacctcgagatcatgtttccaaaatgaggctggattacacacaaggtgccagttccctaatgatgctggattagacacaaggtgcaaattcccagatgatgctggattacacacaagccaggtggagtcgtcagctgtccgtgtcctcgtggctctagtaaaggctgaaagaaatcaTGTAGTAGCCCTTGAGAatatagctgagttcctgaagaagcgaaaagagaaatcagatgctctcttcacccaacccaatgaagagatggaagaagccagaaataagctagcagaggcagagcaggctaggcgtctcctgctatctaaaactgttgtcaatacaaaatttccttcataatagctaggttcaaatgtttatccaatcAGCAtgactgttgtgatgtccgtgcatctactgatgtggcacaaaatattttttgggtcatgtaataacatcaattactttccaaacaataacagacgaagcattggacatggtatagttcacacgcaagcccgacattccaagttcaactttcacatcaaactcatgttcacagatatctacaCATTCATACCTAATGTCCAcatccatgattcacttcaaagccaaaaaatgtgaggagaaaataaagaaaaacctctactagttcctgctaccagtgcgaggacaacaagtcaagaccatgcgtaaattaattatattttgttcattttttcgttctaaaatgccggccggctcgcggaaggacgtgttgctagAACAAGCGGATTCAATGAAGGTAGGAGGGGCAGTCTGAAGCTGGTTGCATGCGGCTATGAGGCGTGCTTAGCCGGACCTGCAACAAGttgggccctcttggccggcgcgccggttcaatgcccacGGTATGAGAggccgcgtccgtgtcagagcaatcactccctctagtccttttttgtttgggtataacaaaatctaatTTTCCATTCGCATTttgcaagtaaaattcatggacaaactttgacccaaaatacgatggggactagtaaacaaaAACAGAGGTAGtaggtttttttaatcaaagaagggtttccccttctgattttcattactgaaaaccagcatctaaatctaaaccatagtatttgccctagaactactagattcaacatctcgcaacataaacccgtacaaccatatgccaaggaggtCCGTAGTACTATGAatcccattttcgctccataccaatcgttctaaaaactacttagtacttataatgcgccattgaaaatcggaactcttaaccctgctaaaaaatgatattctaaacatggctactcgatctgtggcaactggcgagccaccgcctccaagtcgttcacctgtggtcccgaccatcaactcctacggatcaaattatcacgcgagctgactattcctacaaaggtcctccaccacgtacccggtacccgcgaatgtagcaatcgtgcacctagggttttagggtttatttggtaacgttgcctttacgtaacacGCATGTGTGCAAGATAGCGAGAGACCAActacgtgcgtgcgcctcttctctttgtatatgtactacaccatttgtctggtgtgcaaaaaattataataactactagtaatgtgccaatgcgttgccacacgatcaaagtagattaatacatattcaccgatttgatagaaaagaattctagttttgaaatatgtatatcactaaaaatatgttatgtttcactcaaaatatattctttggcggttttgatgagataagggaggaatattgttggtttcaagattcgagaagcggtatatgtctaatttctactcttactagcaagatgcccgtgcattgcacggaacatcaagatcttgtgggacaaaaggatgaatgagggaaggccttatctgcaaatgtggacaggagtgcgggtaaattgccatattttccttcctatccgtcagatataaatcggatgacctacattgcaggatggcaggcccaccatcatcaccaactctattttttatccctactcttataaaaatcatagtcggtgatgatcgagTGCCTGCCATCcatcaatataggtcgtccgatctatacctaacggataggaaggaaactatggcaattttgcaaaaagatacccacacgcctctccacatttgcaaataaggccttccctcgttcttccttttctcccacaagatgaaatactcatacaaatgcatcttgatgttttgtgcaacgcatgggcatcttgctagttgttgcaaaaagcccatgtgtgagagagagagggagagaggaggaggatggagtgtaTGTgttacaaagacacaaagagtgtgtttgcgagaggtatcagcttaaaatgaggcgattgtgtgtgtgtgtgtgtgcacgatcgtgaGGGCGTGTCtcgagaagggaagaaaaatctacatatatacaaagagcgggagagagacatgtatgcgatagtggaagcaggagtttgctggtgtataaacctatctagaggctagtcgataaatgtttgtgagagaaatacgagtcgggggtgcgaaagcgagggttttgtgtgtgcgagagagagacggtagtcagtaaggggagtggaagcaggagttggcgtgtgtgtgagagagagagaaagagaggggggagtttgtctgatcggtaaacaaatgaataatgtcattcAGGGATGGAGACGAGAGGCGACCGCAAaaaatgttgtgtctataggagacggagagagagagagtaattttagtggtatgagtcatatctagagacatatagggtgtgtgaaaaaatcccatagagagaaagacaaagtgaaagacgagtggagactgtgtgtgtggcggtgaaaaagaaagcttaggtacctagtgataccagagaatagtagagacgtgagagataatgaaaaccgtgtaatgtataatgatagggagagtgtgacacttctcaagggagacgtcaagagaccatgtttgcgaggataggagaaacatgaagtgagcgtgtgggtgagctggagaaaagagagagaTAGCTACACGAAagagcatgcatgtgagagagatgggcgtgaaaggagtgaacataaaagggattcaaatatttgaattcaagatgatgatacatgtaatccatactcgaaccaaaattgatctatcaaacatgcatactaatAAGAATGCAcatgcatctatgttatttaatatgttgatattactgatccatacattttagtagaacataatttgatttaatttttttgaattcaaccttatgattttgagatcattgtatttgtaattcatattatacatataaaggagcagaattctttgttgtgcttttgaagtatatatataaaaatgatgtatatagaattttattccaatcgaaaatggatcccgcccgaaaaaaatagaatacaaacgggatttgaattgagttggcacggtaaacgtgcactctccaaaatttgaatgaagcggggaaagtcggtaagcgtccgaaaccaaaatctgcgagatggtaattactactgcctatccctgccacgcgaatcctatctgctcgatttctatacttttcgataggggtaggtttataATTTGAACCAAACGTGACATaatcgcctctcacccggattcatacacggtgggtgccaaaacacagtgtgtcctgggccgaaatcgactcccttcctgattcatacacggtgggcgccaaaaacaatctctcatcggcaaatattcgtatgcgagattaccatcctatccccgacCGACTAATATTACTGTGATGTAGGaagtttgaaatgggggctaagtttgtaaatttcctcgcatttgagacaagcgcgccctaaatacatggttcccccttcctctctacctcccttttccccattcgtactccgtgggcgccaaaacaccctctccaccctaccctcctccgtccaccaccccatccaccgctgtcctcctccataatgccggagctgataccccgatgctgtcgtccattacaagagatcgacctctctcatcaacggcttcggactgggatccttACATCCCTtcatctcgcttcatccccgccatcgtccaccttgccggcgctgctcctacgGCCGTCTCGTCCACAGCGCACcgctgccaccgtctaccctcctagatatgcttccacgccgccgacagccatcgctacggcagcaccgtcaaattcccagcagatgcatacacggcgccgcactagaggcggtactctttcctatctgctcaacttatttatcacagcaagaaaatagatcgccactactttactctgatttcttgtccatcacttacttgctatttAAAAGCAAACatgggttgcgaagttgcctttttccagtttgcaccttcagatctgccatggcacgctcaacactatactcccaatgcttatggttttccccttttatattccacactagttaaatcatagtagactaaatttcaaaattgggtcagtcgatttttcagagctcgtcggagttcgccaGTGCAAACGAAGGGGCTTGAGTGGGGacagtggttgtggggggcggtggtgcggcctcgctgaacgaagaaaactcgatgcgggtgggggcgggggtcggGGGTGGGGGTAGCGGAGGAACACAAGCGGTGTGGGCCGGTGGTCCgcccggtggcccgtgcggtgttttgtatgggaagaatcagagacgaggaagaagaagggttaggatacgtaggatcttcatccaaccgccgaaatggtcgagagacagcagggagttgcattcttaatgcgctttggttcatcatgtgtgggcactgcgcaacgaacattttattatccaaaatctgctttctcttctttagcatgttcctcttccgttcttctttaataactactccctctgtttctaaatacaagtctttgtatagattccaccgtggactacatatggagaaaaatgagttaatctacactctaaaatgtatctagatCCATCTGTATGTGATGCATAGTGGAAACCTCTACAAAgaattatattttggaatggagggagtatgatagtagtacattatgttccttgtagtgaagatgagcagggacatttgcagtgtagaggtctatacggtcggttgtgatagacactttgagcctctttgattcttaggattttgtaaacataggaataggatttgtagtggcctgcccactagaATCctttaagaatagcaaggaaatgcggggagctgtcttGCCTTTCAGAGTTACACTTATATTAACAATACCGCACCTTCAAATGAAGAGAACTGTtatccaaagcctttctagccataccggcaatactaatacatatattctagcaagttccactttgctaattTTACCCTGATGCTTacagttttcccgttatatctacactatgatctgtgtagctgctttgtgtcccactagcagcagtccactcttgaagctaaacaatgcaatgacttacaaaattggcaccaaggcattgagtgccattctggatgcaatgaaactcaacactccccacatgttgattcttgttcagaatatgatcctaatgactattctaaccttgaggagtcaaaggcagatggcctgtcctattgACCCatgaaggtgcctgttctaatttggcaaggttttattgattgcgcatatcttgcatatgttgtcttgcatttcttctactttgttgcaccgccatctgcttagtttactcatcatatatgtcaagatgccatgcccatccattatcagtacatactccatctgtcatcataccatgtttttccactcaaatgttgttgttgttgtgcatcagacatcaaaaaggaagagggtgattgccgaacctaaaggagcaccagcaaagaccttgaaaaacgtggtggtgccggagaaatcagatagcaccccacttatattggttgtacaactagtgacacaaaacataggaccgactccagcagactgtacccatacttcactggccacaccactagccccaccacataggacttGCACTCCAGCAAAACTTATACCGatatcagttgccatagcaccagccgtaccacagaaaaatcccactccagcaaaaagtacagcaaatcCACCGGCcgagaagacctatcccaactacagagacggacaattcctgcagattggaaccccattccaattattcccagtttaaaagaaaatgctttcaatgttgttagggattaCGTGCATATAtttccatcatgggaagattatagtgaataaaacaccattttcacatcttcctgtccaacttacgtgtaagtgctattattcatggttattattttcctgttttctgctgattgaacacatcaataaattacattacattgttgtaagtaggcgagagtCAATTTgggtagtcatgacgagcaaagcttgcttgtgcttttcaaggaagcattgcagcagtatcggtgttacctgaggagatcgcactttgatggcaagtgtataaacgaatttccggtgaagtctcctgtgctaaatttagaagacattgaatggaaaaaccgtgttatgcattggtctcgttcccaggatgaggtactgtctatgaaatcacatgacaatttgaacttctacttttcctcatgtgccttacggatcttttttgcaggaaatctgctcgaagaagaattccggtttgaaaagaacaacaGGATATCGCAAATGTGCTGCCcactactttgctcttgttagtacctgttgtcctgcatcactgtacttgcatacatacttgGTTCGTTATGTGactgcagtatgcatgatagcttgcttatcaattgttcgctccaaattatctgatctatatgaatggttacattagtgttgaatatatccaatgccaatgaatttttttagctctgcattgttcttgtaagtacatgctatcctttatcagtgtacttatatagacaggtagttgttcatgtaccatcactctgcagcttattttccttttccctccattttctacacatcagatctatatttactcataccataaggttggataacaccaatggtactaaagaagtttagctgtgcattgctcttggttgtaccttttgcctgtatcgcagcacttacatttatagctacctggttatgtagcatcactcttcatcttatcttaaatattctccattttttcttatattatcacatctatatttactcttaacaaaatgtagaataaaggcaatgcttatgaagaagattctgtggtaaacttcttgaattgccccccatcagcatggacaagggctttatagagcctgtcttctccaataatgtaagtttgtccttctcaagccttcaaagttttttgtgtatatttggttaggcatgactgcaacagctgtttatttttggtgtttgcatcaaattgcatgtttaaagtttattatgtagttcataaacaaaagtttgtccttctaaatttaagttttcagttgtacaaccaagttccttcttcataccatttaAATTAAacaatacagagcaagtgatcttcttttgcactgcatgtatgcttctgttcttgatccgtaatccagtggtgtggtgaacctacccactacaacacaatgtcatattctgcaatgtcttaactatgaacaatgtcatatcattctactattatttaaaccgtctctttatttgccaatatgaaatgggataaattgacagcacactaaccactgatacttatgagttcttgatctgtaatccagtggtgtcatgaagctgccaactccttcacaatgccatttcctgccatgtcttgacctgaacaataccatattgtgttaatgcaattttaaactgtgtcactttattcgttagtaagaaatgtgatgaattatcagcattgatacttttatgtgcaaaatctGTCATCTGtctgtgtggggaccccgactcatgagTCGAGATCACCGGatccacgtgtacagtgatcccagagatcaatgctcactaaacacacagaagctgaataacaagagtcttacatccatacataccgtcttacacaaaatatgaccattatggtcaagtcttacattgataaagccttaagggctgaacatcaaatgaaacacaagcagcggaaatcttcgtcgatatgtagaacccatgccatctgccttaaccctataggcattctgactggg contains:
- the LOC119279502 gene encoding uncharacterized protein LOC119279502, producing MVTEPSTDPPLADPMEIEATGEEGARGNTEDAAAEKHAEELKSRNQEALRSIAEERAQLDEAKKVFILEKAEAEEQQRLAAEELSKRDGELIQKKVNLDSHEEELAVQDTPSLATAFSRLCASPTLSPYSSSPRRCRSTVPPHHRETWGYRGVRMRPSGGFSTEIRFHGMRLGHGNFDTTNKAARAYDVVAWCLRWPHRTLNFPNVPTRERLQELTPLPRLSTDEDHGDNWRWEHRLDITEMDEEDMLLWRQCFPQDIINKREFYAKRRAERDKSRVERAPYREDKRRRNADAQFNTRLGVAPP